The genomic DNA CGGCATCACCTCGGCCCGCGCCGCGCGCCGCAGGCTCAGCTACGAGTTCTGGTACTACGTACATCTCCTCACGTACGTCGCCGTGTTCCTCACCTTCTTCCACCAACTGAGCCTGGGCAACGAGTTCAACGGCCACGCCGGAGCCACGGCCGCCTGGTACGGCCTGTACCTCGGTGTGGCGGCCCTCGTCCTCTGGTACCGGATCCTCGCCCCGGTGCGGCTCAACCTGCGGCACCGGCTGCGGGTGGAGTCGGTGCACCGGGAGGCGCCGGGTGTGTACTCCGTCGTCGTACGAGGGCGGCGAGTCGACGAACTCGGCGCGGAGGCGGGGCAGTTCTTCCGCTGGCGGTTCTTCGGCGAGGGCATGGGCTGGACGTCGACGCCGTACTCGCTGTCGGCGCCGCCCCGCCGGGACCTGCTGCGGATCACCGTCAAGGCGCTCGGCGACCACAGTGCCGCCATAGCCCTGCTGCGGCCGGGTGCCCGGGTGTGGGCGGAGGGGCCGTACGGCGCGATGACCGCCGACCGGCGCACCACGCACAAGTCGCTGCTGATCGCGGCCGGCGTCGGCATCACCCCGCTGCGGGCGCTGTTCGAGACGCTGCCCGGTGACGTGACGCTGCTGTACCGGGCGCGTACGGCTCAAGACCTGGCGCTGGGCGCCGAGTTGGAGGCGATCGCGCAGTGGCGCGGGGCGAAGGTGCTGTACGCGCTCAACGGGCCGCAGGGACAACGCCCGTTGCTGACCGCCACGTCCCTGCGCGAGGCCGTGCCCGATCTCGCCGGGCACGACGTGTACATCTGCGGTCCGCACGCCTTCGCCCAGGAGTTGTACGGGGCGCTGTCCGCCGCCGGTGTGCCGGACCGCCGTATCCACCACGAGTCGTTCGAGCTGTGAGGCTGTCGTGCATCCGTTGAAGAAGAACCGTCCGCTGCGCCGGATCGTGCTGGCGAGCGCGGTCACCGCGTCCGGTCTGGTGATGCTGCTGGCCCTGAAGCCGCACACGGCGCCCGAGATCGCGGCGGCGCCCGCGCCGGCCGCGTCCAGCTCTTCCGGCGCCAGCTCCGGTACGGGTTCGAGCGGTTCGACCGCGACCGGCACCAAGACCGTCACCGGCGAGACCGCGCAGACCCGCTGGGGTCCCGTACAGGTCAAGATCACGGTGAAGAACGGCAAGATCACCGATGTCACCGCGGTCCAGTACCCCTCGGACAATCCGCGCGACCAGGAGATCAACTCCTATGCCCTGCCCGAGTTGAAGAGCGAGGCGCTGGCCGCGCAGAGCGCGAGCATCGACACGGTGTCGGGAGCCACCTACACAAGTGACGGTTACCGCCAGTCACTCCAGTCCGCACTGGACTCCGCGGGCCTCTGAACGCACAGCCTCCACGGCACGTACTTCAGGGCCAAGGGACCACGCCACCCCCCCTTGTGCCCCGTCCACGGAGGAACCGTGACCACCACGCTCGCAGGCGGACGTGCCGCCCGCCGACAGACGATGCGCCGCATCCGCCCGCGCCGCTCCCCAGCGACCCTGCTGCTGCTCGCCGTCTGGGCGGGCGCGGTCGGGGTGCTGTGGATGTGGTGGCACAACACGCCGTCCATCGCCGACCAGAACGGCAAGATCCTCAACGCGGGCCGTATCACCGGCCTGTTGGCGGGTTATCTGATGGCACTCGTCGTGCTCCAGATGGCCCGCGTGCCCGCCCTGGAGCGCCGGGTCGGCTCCGACCGGGTCGCCCGCTGGCACGCGATGAGCGGCCGGTACACGCTCTGCCTGGTCTTCGCGCACGTCTTCCTGATCATGTGGGGCTACGCCCTCCAGGCGGGCAAGACGCTCGGCGACATCGTCCAGCAGACCATCGACTCGGTGAACCAACTGCCCGACATGGGCAAGGCCGCCATCGGCACCGGCCTGTTCCTCCTGATCGGCCTCTCGTCGATCGGCGCCGTCCGCCGCAGGCTGCCGTACGACTTGTGGTACCAC from Streptomyces sp. NBC_01478 includes the following:
- a CDS encoding ferredoxin reductase family protein; translated protein: MTTVYERRTAPPVAPAPRRSPAGAVLGLIWAGAAASVALWWADTGSVVGAAGWLTGVGRIAGLLCGYACAVLVGLMARVPLLERRVGSDRVARWHAMAGRYTICLLVVHVVFILLGYAAQDRASIVHETVTVVLDYPDMLKATFGAVILFAVGITSARAARRRLSYEFWYYVHLLTYVAVFLTFFHQLSLGNEFNGHAGATAAWYGLYLGVAALVLWYRILAPVRLNLRHRLRVESVHREAPGVYSVVVRGRRVDELGAEAGQFFRWRFFGEGMGWTSTPYSLSAPPRRDLLRITVKALGDHSAAIALLRPGARVWAEGPYGAMTADRRTTHKSLLIAAGVGITPLRALFETLPGDVTLLYRARTAQDLALGAELEAIAQWRGAKVLYALNGPQGQRPLLTATSLREAVPDLAGHDVYICGPHAFAQELYGALSAAGVPDRRIHHESFEL
- a CDS encoding FMN-binding protein, translated to MHPLKKNRPLRRIVLASAVTASGLVMLLALKPHTAPEIAAAPAPAASSSSGASSGTGSSGSTATGTKTVTGETAQTRWGPVQVKITVKNGKITDVTAVQYPSDNPRDQEINSYALPELKSEALAAQSASIDTVSGATYTSDGYRQSLQSALDSAGL